A window from Lates calcarifer isolate ASB-BC8 linkage group LG7_2, TLL_Latcal_v3, whole genome shotgun sequence encodes these proteins:
- the LOC127139104 gene encoding uncharacterized protein LOC127139104 isoform X1: MIWQMEIHSQLRGCILRTFSPSDSDPQYCSPSFKTKFSVQRNSLVIKNIIAGDCRRYFCAKKKNDSIVYVDTFRLVSDVSTTPSPQSTQSTQSTTSCEPNHQQERHKWTVWQDSHVMYASFTLNAFLFLLVIGLLCTFLCLKIKNRKLQASEPEPSPVLYDGVQTLEMPQYEEIQHSTGIPQPVPVHSECIYYKAQLPRSTQH; this comes from the exons ATGATCTGGCAAATGGAGATCCACAGTCAGCTGAGGGGATGCATCTTGCGTACTTTCTCTCCATCAGACTCTGATCCTCAGTACTGCTCTCCCAGTTTTAAAACCAAATTTTCTGTCCAGAGAAACAGCCTCgtgattaaaaacatcatagcAGGAGACTGCAGGCGTTATTTCTGTGccaagaagaaaaatgacagcatcGTTTATGTCGACACTTTCCGTCTCGTCTCAG atgtCTCTACGACTCCGTCACCTCAGTCCACTCAGTCCACTCAGTCCACCACCAGCTGTGAACCAAACCATCAACAGGAGCGTCACAAGTGGACAGTATGGCAGGACAGTCATGTCATGTATGCCTCATTCACTCTGAACGCTTTCCTCTTCCTACTAGTAATAG GTTTACTTTGTACGTTCCTTTGTTTGAagattaaaaatagaaaactcCAGGCAAGCGAGCCGGAGCCTTCACCTGTCCTGTATGATGGCGTACAGACTCTGGAGATGCCACAG tacGAGGAGATCCAACACTCCACCGGAATCCCTCAACCTGTCCCTGTTCATTCAGAGTGCATTTACTACAAAGCTCAGCTTCCTCGGTCCACGCAACACTGA
- the LOC127139104 gene encoding uncharacterized protein LOC127139104 isoform X2: MIWQMEIHSQLRGCILRTFSPSDSDPHYCSPNFKTKFSVQRNSLVIKNIIAGDCRRYFCAKKKNDSIVYVDTFCLVSDVSTTPSPQSTQSTQSTTSCEPNHQQERHKWTVWQDSHVMYASFTLNAFLFLLVIGLLCTFLCLKIKNRKLQASEPEPSPVLYDGVQTLEMPQYEEIQHSTGIPQPVPVHSECIYYKAQLPRSTQH; encoded by the exons ATGATCTGGCAAATGGAGATCCACAGTCAGCTGAGGGGATGCATCTTGCGTACTTTCTCTCCATCAGACTCTGATCCTCA TTACTGCTCTCCCAATTTTAAAACCAAATTTTCTGTCCAGAGAAACAGCCTCgtgattaaaaacatcatagcAGGAGACTGCAGGCGTTATTTCTGTGccaagaagaaaaatgacagcatcGTTTATGTCGACACTTTCTGCCTTGTCTCAG atgtCTCTACGACTCCGTCACCTCAGTCCACTCAGTCCACTCAGTCCACCACCAGCTGTGAACCAAACCATCAACAGGAGCGTCACAAGTGGACAGTATGGCAGGACAGTCATGTCATGTATGCCTCATTCACTCTGAACGCTTTCCTCTTCCTACTAGTAATAG GTTTACTTTGTACGTTCCTTTGTTTGAagattaaaaatagaaaactcCAGGCAAGCGAGCCGGAGCCTTCACCTGTCCTGTATGATGGCGTACAGACTCTGGAGATGCCACAG tacGAGGAGATCCAACACTCCACCGGAATCCCTCAACCTGTCCCTGTTCATTCAGAGTGCATTTACTACAAAGCTCAGCTTCCTCGGTCCACGCAACACTGA
- the LOC127139104 gene encoding uncharacterized protein LOC127139104 isoform X3, giving the protein MIWQMEIHSQLRGCILRTFSPSDSDPQYCSPSFKTKFSVQRNSLVIKNIIAGDCRRYFCAKKKNDSIVYVDTFRLVSDVSTTQSPQSPQSTTSCETTHQQERHKWTVWQDSRVVYTSFTLNAFLFLLVLGLISVLCLMKNGDPSPFTCENQETLVTVQYEMVPPGECGQKFQVQNNVEPKVVRRRFKVV; this is encoded by the exons ATGATCTGGCAAATGGAGATCCACAGTCAGCTGAGGGGATGCATCTTGCGTACTTTCTCTCCATCAGACTCTGATCCTCAGTACTGCTCTCCCAGTTTTAAAACCAAATTTTCTGTCCAGAGAAACAGCCTCgtgattaaaaacatcatagcAGGAGACTGCAGGCGTTATTTCTGTGccaagaagaaaaatgacagcatcGTTTATGTCGACACTTTCCGTCTCGTCTCAG atGTCTCTACGACTCAGTCGCCTCAGTCGCCTCAGTCCACCACCAGCTGTGAAACAACCCATCAACAGGAGCGTCACAAGTGGACAGTATGGCAGGACAGTCGTGTCGTGTACACCTCATTCACTCTGAATGCTTTCCTCTTCCTACTAGTGCTCG gtttgatttctgtgttgtgtttgatgaaGAACGGTGACCCTTCACCTTTCACCTGTGAGAACCAGGAGACCCTGGTGACTGTGCAG tatgaGATGGTTCCTCCTGGTGAGTGTGGACAAAAGTTTCAAGTCCAAAACAACGTGGAGCCAAAGGTGGTCAGAAGAAGGTTTAAGGTGGTTTAA